agatttatatatcttttatttttgatacttattaaatgagactttcaacttatatattttttaattatttgtatcatgtcataacaaaatttttaaatcgtagatcacaaaatttgaatgtgaaatttttaacagttttagtaatttatactcgtttttaaaaattcaaaatataatatataaataatttttaaaatttttattatatggttactatgattgtataattattttaatagcttaaaattaaacaaatataattataatacacacttatttttatcaaatctttattattcaaaatcattaattgtcatatatactttagccacattaggcaattccgtaatcttatttaaggaaataatgaagcacattaatattgtatttattgtggtttaataaaaagtttattatatatttagatggaccaacctatttctctaataattctaagaatcattctagtgatgacacgtggctacaaaaaaaatattgcaatgtttctcaaataatatatataggggatatagaTTGGAGGGAGCCCAAAATAAGCCCAATAAACATTAATGGGTCTGCACTTTTAAAAGGCCCTTGAATCTCAACCTTTAAAACAACGGTTTATCATTTCAGCGGCGCGTTATTTGAATTCGAATTTTTGGAGAATAACTACACAGAGACCCCACACAACGGAGCGTCTGGGAAATGGTAGGCCCTCAGATTCCAAATATTCCGAATCGGACCGTTCGTATTGATTCTACTCAGAAGACTTCGACAAAGTTCCCGCTCTCAAGGCAAACTGCAACAAAGATTTTAGGTTAAGCGTGTATTCTGTAAACTATTCAAAAGTGGACCCTTGTATTTCAGATATCTTCTTATTCAACCCCAAACTATTGATTGAACCAAATCCCCATTCTAAAGTCACGATTACATGATTCctgaaaatcatttttttgtcaaGATTAAGAAGCTGTGAGTATATAAGAATAGTTACATACATAATTCCGAATTTCGTTTTCTCCATTAGTTATTGGTCAAATGCTAATTAAATTGGACGAAATTAgcataaaaagaaatattaggGGTAGCAAGAGAACGTAGCATATATATAGTACAGGGGGCACACGCGAGtctattatttacaaaaaaaatcagattgcTTTGCTATTATAAGTCAGCTTTTTCCGCTctcaaatatttcaaaaattgaaATCTTCAGTTTCTTCCCACTCCAGAACAAACAAGCAAACAAAGCAAAGGAGCATCCATGGAGAAATCGACGGAGAAGAGCGTGAGCTCTGTTGCTTCTGGTAATTTGATCTTAAACTCCTTCTCTCTTAGATCGTCGATTCCCGTTTCTGATTCGTGATTTCTCTAATCTGATCGGAATAGGAAACTCAATCAACTCGAAGCTGAGGTATCCTCTCAGATCCAAGGAAGGGAAGCCTCCTGTTCCTGATTTCTCAGGCTCTTCAGCGCCCAGAAGGTACTGATCATAGTTTTTGCACCTTTCGAATTCCTCCTGATGAAATGATGATATTCTAGATCTGGTGTCAATGATACATTGATCAGCCTTAAGATTGTATGATGCATCGCTAGGTTACTGTTTTGAACGTTTCTCATGGCTTCGAATATTAGGATACAATGATAAATCTTCTTATGAATTGAATTTGTGTGTGTGGTTTTGGATCTCAGGGGACGAGTTGCATCTGCTGTTAGTCAGAGTACTACGGTTCTTGATCTCTCTGCTTTGAAGAGTGTTGATCGAGCCAAGCCGCcaagaagaatgtcgattccaAACAAGGCCTCAAGCAACTCTTCTGCTAGATCTGTAAGCAGCAGCGTCACTTCTTTGTCGGAGACCAAGGCCAAGAGACCAGTGGGCAGTGCCAGGAGCTTGAATGTTACGCCTGTCTCTAGTGTGATGAGAACAGCGGCTCGGAGAAAAGTTGAGGATTTGTCTTCCTCTGCTTACTGGCTGACTCATATCAAGCTTGCTGAATCAGTGGCCAAACATTCGATCTCTCTTGGGTTTTTTAAACTTGCTCTTCATGCAGGGTGTGAGGTAAAAATATTGTTGGTTCTATGAAAgtttgattgtttttgttttgattaactAACTgtgtttttgtgtgtgtgtttggaATGTAGCCACTTGACAAGATGAGAGAGGAGTTGAAATCATATGCTGCTCGCAACAACATGGATGGGCTTGCTGATGCTATGAAGGAACTATCTGAGCTGTACTGTATCTCAGAAGAATCCAAGCAGACGCAGAAGGTCTCAGAGACCAGTTCTGTCGTGGCTGAAGAAACAACTGCTTCTTTGAAGAATGATGATGATGTCCAGAGTTTACTCTCCACTCCTGTAGCTTCGAACATCACATCAGAGATCATGAGAGAGGATGTTTCCCAAGATTCAGCTGTCATAGAAGAAGCCAAGGATGAAGAGGTCTCTGAAAACATTCCACAAGAAAGAACTAGGAGGTCTTTGGATGTAATCAATGTGAACCAAGCGGATGTTCCAGATGTTGTTCAAGGATCAGAAGATGGAGTTCCAGTGGTGACTGTAGTTCAACCTTCTGAGAAGAAACGTGCAAATAAGAAGGAGACTGTTTCTAAGAACAGCCTGCCCGTGAAGACAAAGAAAGCAGTAGCGACCAACTCTGTCAATCCAAGAGCAGTTCCAGAAAACAAGGACAATAAGTCTCAGAAGAAACCTGAAAGGATCACTAAGCCAAGGACTAACAAAGTTCAAGAAGACACTAAGAAGTCCACCAAGAAAGCTGTTGCTAAAGAAGGTAGTAAATGTTATTTCGTATAGGTGAAGTTAAATCTCTGAAGCTTGTGTGGTTCATTTGACTGATAGTGCTAAATGTTATTTTGTATAGGTGAGGTTAAACCTCTGAAGCAAATGGAGAACAAAGAAAACTCTGTAAGTAAAATCTTCTTTAGTTCAGAGAATCAAATCACTTCTGTATCTAAAAGAGACTAACACGAGCTTGCTCACTGCAGGTTGTTGTTGGTGCAGGAGAAGAAGTCCAGGTTTGAATGAAGGACAAAGAAGCGTTTCTTCACATCTCTCAATCAactctttttttacttttcttttggtTTGAATGCTTGTTCAAGGTACATAGTTGAAACTTGAAACGCGTTTGCAAGTTCGGTTTGAaagaacaaatattttatttgcttGGTTTTGTAATTGTGTTATGTTTTTTCTACCCCTCTCTTCATTTGAGATGTCTTTCTGTTCAAGTTTGTCTATTCATAGTTATCAAATATATTTCTCattttaaaacacttataaatccCATTTAATTCAATAGTCAATAAAACTGAATCATATGATTATTATACATAGCTCTGCTCTACAATCTCCATTACTCTCCTGTTATATTCTTGCTTGTTCTTAATGAACAACCTTGCAGCTTTTGAGTTTGCTGGCGAACTAGGGTTTGGGTCACAAAGCAGAGACTGTAGAAAAGCAAAAGAAACTAAGATGTTGGTTAGGTTATGCATAAACCCCACAATGCAGAAGACGCAATCTGTAAGTTATAAACCTGGATTGATGTGTGTATGAGACAGTAAAACTAGTGTAGATAAAGATCCAATCTAGAAACCCCACCGAGGATCCGAAGATTGGTGAACACAGGTCTAGAAGACGATCTGAAAGGAAAGAGAGATCATCTCGAAGATGCTGGATTCgtgtgatgatggtgatgataaATGTTGAATGATGATTATGATAGAGAGAGTTCAAGGAAGAAGATAAAGTTTATGTTTTTGATTCCTTACTAGGTAAACACTAGCGCTAAGCTGCGGGAATTGTTTccgtattttttattaaaatattttcaatttgataattgttatttgtttaaatttaaagttattaatatttgaagattttttttgtaccaagatgtttaaatttaaagttattaACATCTTTAGATAGTCTTTAATCTGTCTCATGTGGATATTGGCGATCAAACTTTTGATTGGGACAAGTCAAAATTGTAACGACCTAACCCGGTGTTTCCTTTCTAAATCTGGTTTGTTTGGttcaattaattaattttagaacCCAAGCCAATTATTTAATCCTTCTCAAGCCGGGTAGGTATTTATATTGACGTAAGTACCTCTTTCTCTAAAACATGCGCCGCCTTTCTCATCCTCTCTCCTTCTTCGATTTCTCCAATTGTATACCTCTCTCTTATTCcttctcttctctacttctttttacttatattcttctttttatttgacGTTGTAATTGTACCGATATGGAGAGGAGTGTTGCGATCGTCACCATCTCTTGTCTCAATCATCAACCGCTCTTCTCACTACAATCGCTCGACGTCAGAGTTATCACAGTCCACCGGAAAGCTGCTCTGTCAGTGCGGAGTCCATGATTCTATAGCCACTCTTGTCATCGTGTTGTTCAGTCGTGTGCCAAGAGGAAGGTGATGTCCAAAGAGATGCGATCTGTCATTGCTCTTCACCACCGTGAGTTAAGCACAACCGAAGCTCACAGCCATGTCATCATCCACACCCTTTCCGACGGAGCCACCATCATCAACCGTGAGCCTTGCCGTGAGGTGAAGTGCTCTTTATCCGGTTACTTGTGCTGCAAGTAATaggtataaaccctaaatataatTATCTCTTTATTGTGTATATatttcatgaatttttttttctttccggTCTGTGTGACATTGATGAGAAATCGAGATCTACGGCTAAACCCAAAATATTGCAAGAAGAATCTATTTGGCTACGATGGAGCTATGGGTTATACCCGAGACTGGTTTGATATTAACAAAGTCGCTTATTAAACAAATGTGTATGCTTATGTGTAGTTTACTAAAAATGATGTGTAAAAATGAAATGTTTTGATTagttttcttacttttttcatttattgacaTGACAGTTTCACATGCTTTCTGATGTGTCATTGTTTGGAGAGAGTCTTTTGCTATTATTGTGTTGATTCCCAAAGGGATAAACGTTTACATATAGTTGTTTACTAAACCATAAAGCCAAACCAATTATTAAAGAACTAAACCAAAGAGATtaaataaccaaaccaaaaggATAACCAGTTTATCCTGTCACATAGTATTGCAGAAACATCGTATATCCATTGGTTTTGTAAGATATCCAAGCAAATGCTTCCATCAGCATAAACTGCACATAAGTCCACAAAACCAAAGTAAGTCGTCGACCAGGCACTCGTATTTGGTCTTTGCTATTTTGTTCAAGTGAATGATCGATCTTTGAAACATCCGTGAAACAAAACGAGAgagaatcaatatatattatctcTTCACAATCTACAGGTAGAAAAAAATGAGCAAGACAAGAATAAtgagaaaaaaagacaaaaatagcactaaatcaagtttatgttcccaaactatcactcaaggtcaaaagtcacaaaaatagcacttaatgttttatcaaaagtcacaaaattagggtttaaagttaaagggtggggtttaggatttagggtttagagtttagggtttagggtttagggtttagattttagggtttagggtttagagtttagggtttagggtttatgctttagggtttagggtttagagtttagggtttagggtttagagttgagaaatgaggttttggggataagatttcaaattttgaaaaataaaaaaattaaaattttcaaaggataaacttagaaatgtgctattttggtcattttagtttttgagtgctatttttgtgatataaacttagaaatgtgctattttggagatttgcccgaGAATAATAGTCTAAAACTATTTTCTTCCAATATTTCAAggaatttattaattaatggtttagcataaagacaaaaacaaaaacgtcAACACCCAAGCGGACGTGACTCAGCAAAGCTATCCCCATTTTGAtactattaatttaaaaattaagatttatagatactaaactctcttttatttaCATCCAAATCTGTTCAGTTTtacaaatttcatttttaataaagaagatTAACCTTCTTACTCCATTTAGTTAGAGGAGATTAGAATATGTTTCTGCATCATGATGAGTCATCATGGGGTTATATAACAAGCGATTAAAAACTATGGCGTTGAacgttaaataataataaaataaagggAAAAATCAATAAATATCTACAAAAATCATTTACGTAATTCAATCAAAATCAATTAGTCTCCTTCCGTTTTATAAGCCAATCACTCAGTTACACCACCACACACCAATCTCGTAATCCTCCAAAAAATCGTCTCGAGTTTCATCTTTCTCTCCGTCTCTTTTGGATCTTAAGCAATGTACAGAGCTTTGGCGAGCAGAGGACTGAGAGCTAAGTCTCTCTTTGACAACAAATCCTCGAGCTTCCTCGCTTCTTTCACATCTTCCAGGTTTGATCTCGCGAAGTGATGTTTCTTTTATAAGACTGCTGTTCTTCGCCTTTTTCTTTGTTTGCATGTTTTGCCTTAGCAGTAGTCTCAGTAAAGatttaattaaaagtaaaaagacaaaaactttAGCAAGTtggtgttataaaaaaaatctgagatTTGGATTTTGGTCTTTGTTACATCATCGAGTTTCCGCATCTGACAGTGTTTTATGTAATGGTTAGAGATCCGCTCTCTCATTACTGTTGACAATGTTCCTGATGTGACCGTTGCTTACcgtttttttgcaggttgaatCATTCCATACCTTTTGCTACCGTAGATGCGGAGGAGATATCTGGTGCTCACCCTGCTGAAGTACAGAGCTTTGGTACGTGTCGGATCTCTCTGATCGCTCATTGTAGCCATAGCAAATGAGTGAAAGCTTCTTGCTTTTGTGGAATCTCTGAGATCTACTTTTCTTTATGTCTACAGTGCAGGGAAAGTGGATAGGATCTTCAAACTACAACACGCTTCTGGATCCTCTCAATGGAGAGCCCTTCATCAAAGTTGCTGAAGTGGAGGAATCGGGAGTTCAGGTGTGGAGATCATCcatcaaaaaaaacattaatcgTAATAGCCAACAAACATGGTCTCCTTCACAATTCTAACTTTGATCTTTTCTGTGTTTAATGTTGCAGCCGTTTATCGAGAGCTTAGCACAGTGTCCGAAACATGGTCTGCATAACCCTTTCAAATCTCCAGAGAGGTATGATCTGCTTGGTAATTTTAAGAAGCTTTATAAATATGATCTATGTTTctgccatgtcatctcatttcAATATACTAAAAGCCTACGGTCATGCTTTCTGCAGATACCTTTTATATGGAGATATCTCGACAAAAGCAGCTCATATGCTCGCCTTACCTAAGGTATCTGATTTCTTCACGAGGTTGATTCAAAGGGTTGCTCCAAAGAGTTACCAGCAAGCTGCTGGAGAGGTCTTCGTCACACGAAAGTTCTTAGAGAACTTCTGCGGTGATCAGGTACCTGAAACTCTCTacacatttttatttatgttgtcACTTTCAAGAACTGTATACATTCATTTATGTTGCTGTATCCCTGAAGTTACAGCTTTAGAATATTTGTTTAATGAGTCTGCTTCGCTTTGTTTTTATCAGGTTCGGTTCCTGGCAAGGTCTTTTGCAGTACCTGGGAATCACCTTGGGCAGCAAAGTCATGGCTACCGCTGGCCTTATGGTCCTGTAAGTCATTCTTACTAAGATGCATTGTAACTTGTGACAGTTCTGTTTTCTGCATTGTTTTTATGAAATcgttaaattaatttatgttgGCAGGTAACGATTGTTACACCATTCAATTTCCCACTTGAGATTCCACTGCTTCAGTTGATGGGGGCTTTATACATGGGTAACAAACCTCTACTTAAAGTGGACAGCAAGGTATGTACTAGTTATATGATCTCGGCACACATGTTCTCCTTTTTCATGATTGTTTCACTATTGTGGTAGGTGAGCATTGTAATGGAGCAAATGATGCGGTTGCTTCACTACTGTGGTTTACCCGTTGAAGATGTTGACTTTATTAATTCCGATGGCAAGACTATGAACAAGATATTGCTAGAGGTTTGTGCTCTGGAATACACAAGTATATTTGTCtccacatgtttttttttgcttaagatGAGCTGGTTCCATGTTTTGCCTATTTTGCAGGCGAATCCAAGGATGACACTCTTCACGGGCAGCTCCAGAGTAGCTGAAAAGTTGGCACTTGACCTGAAAGGTCGGATCAGACTGGAAGATGCTGGATTTGATTGGAAAGTCTTGGGACCTGATGTTCAGGAGGTTccttattatatattctatttcaATTAGTCTCTTTAGATGGTGAGTGTAAATCTTTGACCCGGTGTTCTAATGTCAGGTTGATTATGTTGCATGGGTATGTGATCAAGATGCATACGCGTGCAGTGGACAGAAGTGTTCCGCACAGTCTATGCTTTTTGTGCACGAGGTTGGTGTTGGTGAAACTGCCTTTGAATCTCCTTTTGTTGCTTCCAGTTTCTAAGTTTGTCTTTGTTGCTTtgaatgtgttttctttctACCAGAACTGGTCAAAAACACCTCTGCTTTCAAAGCTAAAAGATCTTGCAGGAAGACGCAAGCTGGAAGACTTGACCATTGGTCCTGTCCTAACAGTAAGTTTCATACTTTTGCTTAATCATCCAATATGAGATTGTATCATTGACACTAGTCCCCTAATATTGCTGTTTACAGTTTACAACTGAGGCAATGGTGGAGCACATGGAGAATCTGCTTCAGATTCCAGGCTCAAAGCTACTCTTTGGTGGGAAACCATTGAAGAAGCACTCTATTCCTTCTATCTACGGCGCTTTGGAGCCCACTGCAGTTTATGTTCCCATTGAAGAAATCTTGAAGGACAGTAAAACCTACGAACTCGTCACCAAAGAAATCTTTGGACCGTTTCAGGTATAATATCATCTTCTACTACCTGAATGATTCCCGTGTGTTTCCTTGCTGAAAATAAACTTTAGCTATGTTTCTGTATCTGATGTCCAGATTGTAACGGAATACAAAAAGGATCAACTTCCTCTAGTGTTGGATGCTTTGGAGAGGATGCACGCTCACCTAACTGCTGCTGTTGTTTCAAACGATCCCATCTTCATCCAGGCAAATCTTCTCACCATCctcatcaatcaatcaatctctTATCTCTCTTCTAATGATGCAACAAATGCGTGCAGGAAGTGATAGGGAACTCGGTGAATGGGACTACATATGCTGGACTCAGAGGAAGAACAACTGGAGCTCCTCAGAATCACTGGTGAGATTATTAAAAATCCCCTCAAACTaacatctctctttttttctttgagaaGAAAAGCTAAATGCTTATATTAAAAACACAGGTTTGGACCTGCTGGAGATCCAAGAGGAGCAGGGATAGGAACACCAGAGGCAATAAAGCTGGTGTGGTCATGCCACAGAGAGGTCATCTATGACTATGGTCCAATTCCACAAGGTTGGGAGCTTCCTCCATCTACTTAAATGAGCGAAAGAGAGCACTTAGTTTTGCTGTAAGCATCGAATAAAAGTGGAGTTTTGTAGTTTACTACCTCTCTACTGCTTGTAGTTTCAGTATTGAGGGGGGAGGTATAACAACTACTTTTGAATCATGAAATAAAGCGTTGACTTAGTTAGTCAATGGCTGAGGCTGGTTATTATTATTGTGAAACTCTGTTGAatcttatttatgtttttttttttttaacattttagatccgttttcttttgtttttttgttcggAAATCAGCTAAAGAGAAATGATACAAATGTTGTTGAAAGTATTATGAAAAGTCAACTTCGTTAATTTTCTTCAGTTAAGCATGTTGTTAAACCTATTGATCATAAAATAGTCTATtggataatataaaatttcgtcACTATCAATGGAGAAAGACAAACAGCAGAGTCCTCTCATGTGTTACACACATTACAAATCTCTGAACCGGTCTTGATCCTTGTGATGCTGAAAACACTGAGGAGAATCCATAAATGCAGCAGAATGATGATCTCTCTGCAATGGAGTCTTTTACTGTTGTTGTACTTTATTTCCAACAGCTTTGATGATATGTACAAGCAGTTTGTCTCCGGTTATTCTTCTGACTCGCTGTATTAGTTCGCTCCGCGAGATTCTCATgttctgttgttgttgttgaacaCAAAGGACGCAAGAATCAGAAATGTGTGAAAATTACATGAAAATGAAGCAAAgatggaagaagaaagaaagaggaCACTTACTTGCTGATCTCTATAGTGTTTTTGAATGATGAATATCTGAGGAGGAGGTAGGAACTTGGATAATGCTTTGATCAGTAAAGGAAACGGCATCCATGGCGATCTCAATCTCCTTGGACTGTTGAAGTTAAACGGAGTTTTGAGGCAGACAAGAAACTCAGGCAAGACATGTGTGTTCATGTGAGTGCTCCACACAATATACTTCTTCGGAGAAGATAAATTATCTACACCAGAATCAAACTCTGGAGAGCTAGGACACGACTGAGACGACCCTCGTGGAACAACCTCTGACTTCCCAAGTACAACTCTCGAAAGCAGCAAGAATCTCATCCCATCTTCCGACTCCGCAGCTGAACCCTTCACACTAGAAACACACAAACAATGAGACCAATGATACAAACCTTTTCAAGAAACAGAGATACctgaaattaataataataaataaaaaacaaaaagattaaaAGAGATTTAAAGTTACCATTCGAGAAGAGCATTATCAGGAGAGAGATACAAGCCACGACCATAAGAACCATCGTTACTCGGCTGGCTAAATCCATATTCTAAAATAGGCTTCAACTCTGTTTTCGTGACGGCGCACCAACCGTATTTGACTCTACTCCCGCCGCCTTCTTCACCGACGTGTTTCATTTCCACCGCCTCTTGAAAAACCTGGAAAGTCTTGAGCTTTGCACGAGACCCGAGGGTGCGAAACCCGTTTCTGAGGATGGAGAGAAGCTGGCATTGATCTCCGAGACCAGACTTACAGTTACGGTAGATTAAATCGTAAGCTTTGTCGCCTTCAAACAACTCCATGAGACCGTGTTCATCTGCGAAAGACGGTCTTGGTTGCTCATAACAATCACAGCTTCCAGATTCAGATATCGTTGATCCTTTTTGCTCCGAATCTAAACTAGCTTGAAACTCGGTTCTTGCGTAATCCATTGgaacaataaaacaatcaaaccGTGTGGAACACGAGGTTTGAATAGTAGTATTGTGTGTTTATGATTGATGAGAAAGAACAAGAGAACTTGAGCTCCAAGTGCAAATATATAAGGAAAGAGTTGCATAAATGGAAAGTGGGAGAACCGCCTTTGGTTACTGTAATCGGCGGTGTTgcatttgtttatatatttataggaaactcCTTTTAAATCTAAGAAACTCGGAAGTCCTTGTCCTTTTCTACGTGGAGAAGACGTAAACAAAGTTTAAACACGcactatttaagaaaaaaaaagattttattattattacagGGCAAAAGAAAGAGATTGTCTAGTTGTACAACTAGTTAGGTTAGCTTTCGTCGAGCGCTAGCTGTTTCTATCTTACATGGGTAGATACCGTGTTGGAGTCAGCAGGTTTGGCTGATAATAAGAAGACGAAAATACCCTTTAGATAACGTGGGCTGGATTTTTAGGAGTAGAAGGTGAAATAATGAAGAACCAGGTGTTTTGTCC
The window above is part of the Brassica napus cultivar Da-Ae chromosome C3, Da-Ae, whole genome shotgun sequence genome. Proteins encoded here:
- the LOC106424894 gene encoding delta-1-pyrroline-5-carboxylate dehydrogenase 12A1, mitochondrial-like — its product is MYRALASRGLRAKSLFDNKSSSFLASFTSSRLNHSIPFATVDAEEISGAHPAEVQSFVQGKWIGSSNYNTLLDPLNGEPFIKVAEVEESGVQPFIESLAQCPKHGLHNPFKSPERYLLYGDISTKAAHMLALPKVSDFFTRLIQRVAPKSYQQAAGEVFVTRKFLENFCGDQVRFLARSFAVPGNHLGQQSHGYRWPYGPVTIVTPFNFPLEIPLLQLMGALYMGNKPLLKVDSKVSIVMEQMMRLLHYCGLPVEDVDFINSDGKTMNKILLEANPRMTLFTGSSRVAEKLALDLKGRIRLEDAGFDWKVLGPDVQEVDYVAWVCDQDAYACSGQKCSAQSMLFVHENWSKTPLLSKLKDLAGRRKLEDLTIGPVLTFTTEAMVEHMENLLQIPGSKLLFGGKPLKKHSIPSIYGALEPTAVYVPIEEILKDSKTYELVTKEIFGPFQIVTEYKKDQLPLVLDALERMHAHLTAAVVSNDPIFIQEVIGNSVNGTTYAGLRGRTTGAPQNHWFGPAGDPRGAGIGTPEAIKLVWSCHREVIYDYGPIPQGWELPPST
- the LOC106437387 gene encoding uncharacterized protein LOC106437387; the encoded protein is MEKSTEKSVSSVASGNSINSKLRYPLRSKEGKPPVPDFSGSSAPRRGRVASAVSQSTTVLDLSALKSVDRAKPPRRMSIPNKASSNSSARSVSSSVTSLSETKAKRPVGSARSLNVTPVSSVMRTAARRKVEDLSSSAYWLTHIKLAESVAKHSISLGFFKLALHAGCEPLDKMREELKSYAARNNMDGLADAMKELSELYCISEESKQTQKVSETSSVVAEETTASLKNDDDVQSLLSTPVASNITSEIMREDVSQDSAVIEEAKDEEVSENIPQERTRRSLDVINVNQADVPDVVQGSEDGVPVVTVVQPSEKKRANKKETVSKNSLPVKTKKAVATNSVNPRAVPENKDNKSQKKPERITKPRTNKVQEDTKKSTKKAVAKEGEVKPLKQMENKENSVVVGAGEEVQV
- the LOC106347833 gene encoding probable inactive poly [ADP-ribose] polymerase SRO5, giving the protein MDYARTEFQASLDSEQKGSTISESGSCDCYEQPRPSFADEHGLMELFEGDKAYDLIYRNCKSGLGDQCQLLSILRNGFRTLGSRAKLKTFQVFQEAVEMKHVGEEGGGSRVKYGWCAVTKTELKPILEYGFSQPSNDGSYGRGLYLSPDNALLECVKGSAAESEDGMRFLLLSRVVLGKSEVVPRGSSQSCPSSPEFDSGVDNLSSPKKYIVWSTHMNTHVLPEFLVCLKTPFNFNSPRRLRSPWMPFPLLIKALSKFLPPPQIFIIQKHYRDQQNMRISRSELIQRVRRITGDKLLVHIIKAVGNKVQQQ